The genomic region ATGGATTCCCATGGCCGATGGACCCGAACTCGTCGGGCAGGACGAAGTTGCCGACTTGCTCAAGCAGGCGAAGGAAGCTTCGCCTGCCCGGCCCGATGCGAAGCCCCAGGCGGCGGAAGCTCCCGGCCCAATGCTCGGGCAAGGCGAGATCGAAGCCCTGCTGAAGCAGAACGCCGGTCGAGCTGCCCCCGTGGAGGGAAAAGGCGCCGCGGGCGGCGGCCTACCGCTTGCATCTCCTCCCGGTGTGTTCCCACCTCAGCCGGCCGGAAGCGAACCGGTTCGCGCCGAAGCGCCCGGCAACATCGCGGCGGGTGACATCGATTTTTTGATCACTCAGGCCGAGCAGGCGCTGGCTTCGATCAACGCGCCCGAAAAGAGCGATCCGCCTCCTGGCGTCACGCCGTTTCGGCTGATCGATTTTTCCGGCGCGCCGGCTTCGACCGACAGCGCCACGCTCGAGCTGATTCGCGACGTCGAATTGGATTTGAAAATCGAGTTGGGTCGCACGCAGATGTATCTGGAAGACGTGCTGAAGCTCAGCAAAGGAGCGGTCGTGCCGCTCGACAAATTGGCCGGCGATCCCGTGGATATTTACGTCAACGGGCGGCTTATTGCCCGCGGGGAAGTATTGATCCTGAACGACAATTTTTGTGTTCGGATCGCGGAGTTGGTGGCGGGAGAGAACCCGACGTCGGCGTGACGCCGAAATCTTGCCGCCGACAATAGCAGCGTCGGCCACGTAGACGACGCTGCCAAAGTCGCCGGTCCACCACCAACCGCGATCGACGTTGCACCAAAGCCAGGGATGGACGCGATGGCTCAATGGATTGGGCTGACGATTGGAGCGGCTTGCGTGGCACTCATGGCCGCGTCCTGCATGGCCGCGCCGGCGTCGGACCGGGTCGAGCAGACGACCTATCAGATCCCCGGCGATCCGCGCTCCGCGATCGACAATCCGCCGCGAGCTTCTCATAGCGCGATGGCAAACCGCGGCGAATCGATGCCCATCAACTTGTCGCGCGACAGCGCCGCGGCCGACAAGAGCGCGGCCCCCGGCGCGCGGAGGGAGATGCCGGCGACCCCCAGCTCGGCGCCGGCCCTGGTTAGCATGCTCGGCAGCCTGGCAATTGTGTCGGGGCTGTTCTTCGGGCTGATCTGGTTCATGCGCCGCGGGATGCCGAAAGGAACGCGGCTGGTTTCGAGCGAAGTCGTCGAAGTCCTCGGCCGCGCGCCGCTGGGCGGCCGGCAGCAAGTGCACGTGGTGCGGTTCGGCAATAAGCTGTTGCTCGTTTCGCTGTCTCCCGGCGGCGCGGAGACGCTTTCCGAGATCACCGAACCCGTGGAAGTGGACCGCCTGGCGGGCATTTGCCAGCAGTCGCACTCGAATTCGGCGACCAACGCCTTCCGCCAGGTTTTCCGGCAATTCAGCGACGATCGATCGGCCGGCGGATTCCGCGGCGGTTCGAGCAAATCCGGCGGCGACTCGATGCCGCGCAAGGCAGTCGTTCCCAAGGTGATGGAGGACGACGATGTCTAATTCCACCGCGTGCGGCAATCGTTCAGCAACGGGCCCATTACCGGCAGGGCACGTCGCAGCCATGCAAGGCTCTCCCTCTCCCTTGACGGGAGAGGGCCGGGGTGAGGGTGGTGGACCAGAGCTTCGCCCCCCTCACTCCCAGCCCCTCTCCCGCAAAGGGGAGAGGGGAGTACGCCGCTCTGGGGCCCACCGCTGTCTCGGTTGGCTGGCGATCCTGATGATCGGACTGAGCGTTGTCCGTCCCGCGACGGCGCAGGAGAAATCAAATCTGCCTGCCAAGCTCGAGCTGCCGGCGGGCTTGGCTGGCGGGCCGGAACAATGGACAAGCCCCGAAGGGCTTAGCTCGGCATTGCAGGTGATGCTGCTTCTGACCGTGATCAGCCTCGCCCCGTCGATCTTGCTGATGACGACCTGCTTCGTGCGGATTCTCGTTGTCTTCGGACTCTTGCGCCAGGCGCTGGGAACTCAGCAATTGCCGCCGAGTCAGGTGCTCACTTCGATCTCGCTATTTCTCACGCTGCTGGTGATGACGCCAGTCTGGAAGCAGGTCTACGACCGGGCGGTCGTGCCCTATAGCCAGCGGCAAATCTCGCTCGAGCAAGCCTGGAATGCCGGGATTCAGCCGATCCGCCGGTTCATGGCCGAGCAGATTCAGCGCACGAAGAACGAAGCGGACATCCGGCTCTTCTTTCGCTACATGCCCGAGGGAACGCCGGAGTGGACCGACTACAACGACGTTCCGCTGCAAGCCCTGCTGCCGGCCTACATGCTGAGCGAGTTGAAGACGGCGTTCTTGATCGGCTTCCAGATTTACTTGCCGTTCATGATTCTCGATATCGTGATCGCCAGCGTCACCATCTCGATGGGGATGCTGATGCTTCCGCCGGTGTTGATTTCGCTCCCCTTCAAGCTGCTCCTATTCGTCTTGCTCGACGGCTGGCATCTGGTCGTCGAAATGCTCCTGCAAAGCTTTCAGCCGTTCACATAGGAGCGCCCAACAAATTTGGCGGGGACTATCCCCTTTTTGCGCGGGCACCATCGCCGCGATGGTCGGCGGAGCAAAACGGGGACTGTCCCCTTTTCCCGGCCCCCCTTTTCCCGGCCGGATTTGTTAGGCGCTCCAAGAAAACATGAATTCCAAGGATTCCGTCGATTTCATTGTCGAGCTGATGCGGCAGGCGATGGTCACCACGCTGTGGCTGGCGGCGCCCGCATTGGTGGCCGGAATGGTCGTCGGCTTGCTGATCGGCTTGTTGCAGGCAGTCACGCAGATTCAAGAGCAAGCGGTTGCGTTCGTGCCCAAGCTGATTATCACGGTCTTGGTGCTGGCGCTGACGCTCCCGTGGCTGATCGGCCAAATGCTCCAATATTCGCACGACTTGATTACGAGCATTCCGGGGAACTTGTAGTGTACTCCTCACGCTCCGCGTGAGGCGGTCGTCACGCCGAGCGTGACGACTACACTGGACCGATCATCATGCACGCGTGACGAGCGCTGGAGTCGGCATGCCTTGGCTCGAAGGATTCTACCTGACGCCGTTTCTGATCTTCACCTTCGTGCTCGCGCGGGTCAGCGGGCTGGTGATGACCGCGCCGACTTTCACCGGCACCTACGTGCCGATGCAGGTCCGCGCGTTCCTGGCGATCGGCATCGCGCTGATCTTGATGCCGACGCAATTGCGCGCGCCGCTTGACGCTCCGGGCAATCTCTCCGACTACGCCATTCTGTTAGCTGGGGAACTGTTGATCGGCGTGGTTCTCGGCATGGGAATCGCCACCTTGGCCGCCGGCTTGCAATTGGCTGGACAGGTGATCGCGCAGATGAGCGGCATGGCCCTGGCCGACGTGCTGAATCCGGGAAGCGACAACGAAGTGCCTATCTTCGCCAGCATGCTCTATATGGTCGGGTTGGCGGTGTTCGTCGTGATCGGCGGACATCGCGCGCTCATCGACGCGCTGATGGGCACATTCGCCGCGATTCCGATCGGGCATGGCGCCGCCGTTGGATCGCTCGGCGAAACCGTTTCGACCCTGATGGCGGAGAGCTTTGCGCTGGGTCTCCGTGCCGCCGCTCCGGCGATGGTCGCGCTGCTCTTGGCCACGCTCGTGCTCGGACTAATTGGTCGCACGCTGCCGCAGCTCAACGTTTTAGTGCTCGGCTTCGGAATCAATTCGCTGATTACGCTCGCGGCGTTGTTCGTTTCCGTCGGCGCGGTCGCGTGGCTGTTTCAAGAATACTTCGATCCCGCACTCAAGACCTTGCTCGACGGCCTGACGCGCACTGGTTGAGACGGGCGATTGCATCTACGGTTCCATCATTTGAACGTCATCGGGTTGGGTGCCACTGCTGGCTTGTCGAGCAGTGATGAGCCATAGCACCGCATTGATCACTTAAGCCATCCAATCAACCGTCGAGGCCGGAACACTCCGCCGCAAGCCAGACAGCTTCGCTGCACTGCTGGACAAGCCAGCAGTGGCACCCGACGAAATCGACCGTCCCCAGCCCCTAGCCCCGAGTCCCCAGCCCCTTCTTCATGGAAGACGCCGGCGAAAAGTCTCAAGACGCTACCCCGCATCGCCGCCAACAGGCGCGCGAGGAGGGGCAGATCGTACAGAGCCAGGACCTGGCCGCCGCGATCATCCTACTGGCGGGCTTGCTGCTGTTGCTGGCGCTCGGGGGCGGGATGGTCGAGTTTTTCGGCAATCTGGCTCGCCGTCAACTCGGCGGCGATCCCTGGCTATCCGCCAACGCCGACAGCGCCGCCGAGCAATTGCGGGCGATACTCGGCGAGTTGACGAAAGCGGCGTTGCCGATCCTCG from Pirellulales bacterium harbors:
- the fliN gene encoding flagellar motor switch protein FliN, with product WIPMADGPELVGQDEVADLLKQAKEASPARPDAKPQAAEAPGPMLGQGEIEALLKQNAGRAAPVEGKGAAGGGLPLASPPGVFPPQPAGSEPVRAEAPGNIAAGDIDFLITQAEQALASINAPEKSDPPPGVTPFRLIDFSGAPASTDSATLELIRDVELDLKIELGRTQMYLEDVLKLSKGAVVPLDKLAGDPVDIYVNGRLIARGEVLILNDNFCVRIAELVAGENPTSA
- a CDS encoding flagellar biosynthetic protein FliO, with the translated sequence MAQWIGLTIGAACVALMAASCMAAPASDRVEQTTYQIPGDPRSAIDNPPRASHSAMANRGESMPINLSRDSAAADKSAAPGARREMPATPSSAPALVSMLGSLAIVSGLFFGLIWFMRRGMPKGTRLVSSEVVEVLGRAPLGGRQQVHVVRFGNKLLLVSLSPGGAETLSEITEPVEVDRLAGICQQSHSNSATNAFRQVFRQFSDDRSAGGFRGGSSKSGGDSMPRKAVVPKVMEDDDV
- the fliP gene encoding flagellar type III secretion system pore protein FliP (The bacterial flagellar biogenesis protein FliP forms a type III secretion system (T3SS)-type pore required for flagellar assembly.); the encoded protein is MIGLSVVRPATAQEKSNLPAKLELPAGLAGGPEQWTSPEGLSSALQVMLLLTVISLAPSILLMTTCFVRILVVFGLLRQALGTQQLPPSQVLTSISLFLTLLVMTPVWKQVYDRAVVPYSQRQISLEQAWNAGIQPIRRFMAEQIQRTKNEADIRLFFRYMPEGTPEWTDYNDVPLQALLPAYMLSELKTAFLIGFQIYLPFMILDIVIASVTISMGMLMLPPVLISLPFKLLLFVLLDGWHLVVEMLLQSFQPFT
- the fliQ gene encoding flagellar biosynthesis protein FliQ → MNSKDSVDFIVELMRQAMVTTLWLAAPALVAGMVVGLLIGLLQAVTQIQEQAVAFVPKLIITVLVLALTLPWLIGQMLQYSHDLITSIPGNL
- a CDS encoding flagellar biosynthetic protein FliR — its product is MPWLEGFYLTPFLIFTFVLARVSGLVMTAPTFTGTYVPMQVRAFLAIGIALILMPTQLRAPLDAPGNLSDYAILLAGELLIGVVLGMGIATLAAGLQLAGQVIAQMSGMALADVLNPGSDNEVPIFASMLYMVGLAVFVVIGGHRALIDALMGTFAAIPIGHGAAVGSLGETVSTLMAESFALGLRAAAPAMVALLLATLVLGLIGRTLPQLNVLVLGFGINSLITLAALFVSVGAVAWLFQEYFDPALKTLLDGLTRTG